The window ATGATTCCGAGATGGTTGATGTCCTGAACATCGATTTCAATAGGTTGGTTCTGTTTCAATGGATGAAATTGAAAGACTTTCTATAAATATCTTATTCTTTAGCCAACCTGCTGAATGTAGGCTACCAGTGCTAGGATCTGCTCAAAATTTAAAGAAAGTTGGTAAACACTGTTACTCATAGAAGTCATCTCTTGAAACGTCAGTGATTGATTTTGGCTCTAGTGTAGCGCGAGGCAGCCTGGGTTAAAGCCTTGAAGAGCTTAGATCGCGCTTGCTATTTCTTTGCTGTTCCTTTTAATCCTGTAATCATTGTTCCTTCTTTAAACGCTTCGGGGGCGCGATATTCTCTAAGCAAGGGCGCGATCGCGCTGATAGAAAAAAACAATCACAGGAAAGTTCCTACTTGCTTGTTATGATCATTTTGATTCTAAAGGAAGTTAGAAACAATCAGTTATGAAAATCAAAGCAATTGTTCATCCTGCCGAAGAAGGGGGATATTGGGCGGAAGTTCCTGCCTTACCTGGATGTATCACAGAGGGAGATGACATGGAAGAGTTGATGAACAATCTCCAAGATGCGATCCAAGGGTGGTTAGAAGTAGCGAATGAAATGAAAATTGCTCAGTTAGAGGAAAATGATCTCTAAGATTATCTAGGGTTTGTTGAAACAAGCGCGATCGCGCTTATGCTTTTCTGGCTGTTCTTTTCAATCCTGTAACCCTTGTTCCTTCTTTCAGCTTTTCTGGTACGCGATCTTTTAGGAATTGGTTTTCAGTTTGCGCGATCGCGCTACGATAATTTTGTTACTTTGAACAATAGATAATTAAGCTTGAGGAAAAATAAATGAACAAGCGAGAATTTTATGTTGTGATTGAACAAGATGAAGATGGTTATTTCGTTGGTGAAGTTCCTCAACTTCAGGGTTGTTATAGCCAAGGAAAGACGGTTGATGAGTTGATGACAAATATTAAAGAGGTCATTTACTTATGCTTAGAAGATCAAGAGCAAGTACAGGATATTTCTAATTTTGTTGGCATACAAAAGATTGAACTTTAATGGCTAAACTTCCTGTTGTTGAAGCAGAAAAACTAGTTAAGCTTTAAAGAAGGCGGGATTTGAACCGATTCGACAACGTGGAAGCCACTTGCGCCTTAAACATCCTGATGGAAGAGTGGTTACAGTTCCTATGCATCAAGGTCAGGATATTAGAAGAGGATTGTTAAGAAAAATTTTACGGGATGCTGATTTAACGGTTGATGAATTTATCGCATGACTCGAATAACTGTGATTTAAGAAACTATGTAGCAAAACATCTCTAACATCAGCAATATAGTTTTGTTGAGGCTGGTTTTGCGCGATCGCGCTCTTATAGACTGCAACTGGAATAATAATTGATCCATAAAGAGACTCTAACAAATTAAGTGTTTGAATTGCAGCTAGATTGGTAATGGGAGAAGTATCACTAACAATAATCACAACAATCCTAGACTCTTTAAGTTTTCTACATCTTGATTGAGTTCTTCAACATCATAGTTAAGCGATAAATTTCTCTTCGCGAGTTCATGTTGAAATTGTAAAACGGTTAACCCTAACCAATCTCGGACTTTCCCACTACTAATTTTGTTTTGTTTATAGAGCAACAAAGCTAACTCTATTTTTAATTCTTCTTCGTTGGTTTCAGCAGCCTTTAAAATTTCTTAATGATGCGCGATCGCGCATTTTGACTGTATTTTAATTGTTTGAGCTAACAGTATTGATAAATGATTCTAGGTCTTGATGCAAACTCTGCCAACACATCGGCAATGCTTCTGCTAAGGGTTCAACCCGCTCTGATTTTAGACTGAACGTATAAAGATTTCGAACAACATGGCGAAAGGAACAATAATCATTTAGACTCTCGAACGTGTCAGGGCTTAAAACTGCCGGTCGAATTTCCCGTATTGGGGTAGCCATTTGTCTTAAGAGTTGGCGATGCCATTGTGGAGTGTCGGGGACTGAACCATCAATGGTTTGGGCAATTTGTTTCAAAATACGTTCTGCGCCAGAATAAAAGCTATGGATGTTCAGTGCGATGGTTCCGATATAGTCTTCATCTTGTGTTGCTCTGAACTTATCGAGTAATACCAATTCTCAAAAGTGGCTAGAGAGATCCTTAATTGAACCTCACTACAAACTGGGGCCAAATTTCCAGTGACTTTTGATAAACGGTATAAGACTTTATTTTTCTCTACGAGTTTCTCAATGTCTTGGCTTTCTTGCTCAATCTGGCTAAACAGGATGGCATATTGATTCATCGGTTGTTTTAGTGAAGAAAGTGAGATTATCGTATCTAGGTTGGACAGTTGCCTCCCATTGGCTATGATAATTTTTCCTTGTTGTTGAATAACCTGTTGTAGGCTTGATGAAGCGGATTCAACTTGCACCAGGTCAAAAGAAAA of the Cyanobacteria bacterium GSL.Bin1 genome contains:
- a CDS encoding type II toxin-antitoxin system HicB family antitoxin, whose product is MNKREFYVVIEQDEDGYFVGEVPQLQGCYSQGKTVDELMTNIKEVIYLCLEDQEQVQDISNFVGIQKIEL
- a CDS encoding type II toxin-antitoxin system HicB family antitoxin, which gives rise to MKIKAIVHPAEEGGYWAEVPALPGCITEGDDMEELMNNLQDAIQGWLEVANEMKIAQLEENDL
- a CDS encoding UPF0175 family protein, translating into MLKAAETNEEELKIELALLLYKQNKISSGKVRDWLGLTVLQFQHELAKRNLSLNYDVEELNQDVENLKSLGLL